In Geitlerinema sp. PCC 9228, one genomic interval encodes:
- the fbp gene encoding class 1 fructose-bisphosphatase → MVNTGQKYSLDRDCMTLSRHVLQQLQSFGPEAQDLSAIMGRLALAGKLIARHLSSAGLMEGVLGFTGSTNVQGESVKKIDEYANRVFISVFEQSGLVCRLASEEMDKPYYIPENCPIGRYSLLYDPVDGSSNSDINLNIGSIFSIRQQEGMDEDGQARDLLQNGRKQLAAGYILYGPSTMFVYSLGTGVHAFALDPSLGEFILSRENIQIPESSSTYSVNEGNFWQWDESVRDYIRYVHEQEGYTARYSGALVSDFHRILYQGGVFLYPGTVKKPQGKLRLLYETAPLAFLVEQAGGRASTGETEILDVVPEKLHERTPLIIGSKENVALVESFVQQGTRASQEAVTK, encoded by the coding sequence ATGGTCAATACCGGACAAAAATACTCCCTCGATAGGGACTGCATGACGCTATCTCGCCACGTCTTGCAGCAACTACAAAGTTTTGGTCCCGAGGCACAGGATTTAAGCGCCATTATGGGTCGCCTGGCGTTGGCAGGTAAATTAATTGCCCGCCACCTCAGCAGTGCTGGCTTGATGGAAGGGGTTTTAGGATTTACTGGCAGTACCAACGTTCAGGGAGAATCGGTCAAAAAAATCGACGAATATGCCAATCGGGTTTTCATTTCCGTGTTTGAACAAAGCGGTTTGGTATGCCGCTTGGCTTCCGAAGAAATGGACAAACCCTACTACATTCCCGAAAACTGCCCCATTGGACGCTATAGCCTTCTGTACGACCCCGTTGACGGTTCTTCCAACTCCGATATTAACCTCAATATTGGCTCGATTTTCTCCATCCGCCAGCAAGAAGGAATGGATGAAGATGGTCAGGCACGGGATTTACTGCAAAACGGTCGCAAGCAACTAGCAGCAGGATATATTTTATACGGACCCAGCACCATGTTCGTTTATTCCCTGGGAACGGGGGTTCATGCCTTTGCCTTAGACCCCAGTTTGGGAGAATTTATCCTTTCTCGGGAGAATATCCAAATTCCCGAAAGCAGTTCTACCTACAGCGTCAACGAAGGCAATTTCTGGCAATGGGATGAATCCGTTCGGGATTATATCCGCTACGTCCACGAACAAGAGGGATACACGGCACGGTACAGTGGTGCGTTGGTATCGGATTTTCATCGTATTTTATACCAAGGGGGCGTGTTTTTGTATCCCGGTACGGTGAAAAAACCCCAAGGAAAGCTGCGTCTGCTGTACGAAACGGCACCTTTGGCGTTTTTGGTAGAACAGGCAGGTGGTCGTGCAAGTACGGGTGAGACGGAAATTTTGGATGTGGTTCCCGAAAAACTACACGAACGTACACCTTTGATAATAGGAAGTAAGGAAAACGTGGCGTTGGTAGAATCTTTTGTCCAGCAAGGGACACGCGCCAGTCAAGAGGCTGTTACCAAGTAA